A region from the Streptomyces sp. 3214.6 genome encodes:
- a CDS encoding flavodoxin family protein produces MANLISVAYHSRGGNTRRLAEAIGAGAAEQGARSHLVDVEQITDEDWAILARSDGIFFGSPTHIGGPSATFVAFAEETSRFQPSAAWADKLAAGFTTSAAMEGGKLGALQFMLALATQHGMLWVGQALRAGWNTSKGSPADLNRLGYRLGSVAQCNVDEKPANMEESDLLTAAEHGRRMARLAQKIIGEPTLAEGSR; encoded by the coding sequence ATGGCTAATCTCATATCGGTGGCTTATCACTCCCGTGGTGGCAACACCCGCCGACTAGCGGAGGCCATTGGGGCTGGCGCCGCCGAGCAGGGAGCCCGAAGTCATCTGGTCGATGTTGAGCAGATCACCGACGAAGACTGGGCCATCCTTGCGCGCTCGGACGGAATCTTCTTCGGCTCACCCACCCACATCGGAGGGCCGTCCGCAACCTTCGTAGCCTTCGCCGAAGAAACCAGCCGATTCCAGCCGTCCGCAGCCTGGGCCGACAAACTGGCCGCCGGCTTCACGACGTCGGCGGCCATGGAGGGCGGCAAGCTGGGGGCACTCCAGTTCATGCTCGCCCTGGCCACCCAGCACGGCATGCTCTGGGTTGGTCAAGCACTGCGGGCCGGATGGAACACCAGTAAGGGCTCACCAGCAGACTTGAACCGCCTCGGCTACCGGCTCGGGTCGGTGGCCCAGTGCAACGTGGACGAGAAGCCAGCGAACATGGAGGAATCCGACCTGCTCACGGCGGCAGAGCACGGCCGGCGTATGGCACGCCTCGCTCAGAAGATCATCGGCGAGCCAACCCTTGCGGAGGGATCCCGGTGA
- a CDS encoding GNAT family N-acetyltransferase gives MSMQPREVVVRRAEERDVPGLVECSAGLFAEDGGTRDPGGINVNWPREHGSERFRQNLEVPERLTLVAEDGDQVVGSLSAVLSGASPMKPITTATLLSMYVKPEWRRGQIGSQLVVGFLAWAKGQQADRVDVTAYASNPDAIRFYERHGFVAKSVILEAPL, from the coding sequence ATGAGCATGCAGCCAAGAGAAGTGGTCGTACGCCGAGCCGAGGAGCGAGACGTGCCCGGGCTCGTCGAGTGCAGTGCGGGACTGTTCGCAGAGGACGGTGGAACCCGTGATCCGGGTGGCATCAACGTCAACTGGCCTCGGGAGCATGGCTCCGAGCGCTTCCGCCAGAACCTGGAGGTCCCCGAACGCCTGACGCTTGTCGCGGAGGATGGGGATCAAGTCGTAGGAAGCCTCAGTGCTGTGCTGTCAGGAGCCTCTCCGATGAAGCCCATTACGACGGCCACGCTCCTCAGCATGTACGTCAAGCCTGAGTGGCGCCGCGGGCAGATTGGCTCCCAACTCGTCGTCGGCTTCCTGGCCTGGGCGAAGGGACAGCAGGCTGACCGCGTTGATGTCACCGCGTACGCCAGTAACCCCGACGCCATCAGGTTTTACGAGCGTCATGGGTTCGTCGCGAAGTCGGTGATCCTCGAAGCTCCGTTGTAG
- a CDS encoding YcaO-like family protein: protein MGNQAAMGDIRVIAAPVDVIHITDERSLVVTPQGNKFYAKTKAEALRRWLAGFDGTNTLDELLSEAPEGYGRIAAKLQEDGSVQPVRASRDPRAYRVPAPGTPFLSGLSVAVVGSDVLRREAAGYLDALPGAWQAVQVHELAEWAEKVRARSGEPVLLALYETPAHTELLSINDACEEQRIPWLSFRFELGHGLLGPGIWPGQGPDVRDLIDRRRAAAVYEDAFEAIAAHRESALPQLTRSELHWMLSMVVARLERWTAGSMRQDLYESELEMNPLYLTTEHHPVIRMPHRKYTHTEYLPPRKPLVDRHTGIITRVKFRDSRHHFPGKLHSCAVDVADMRRVLRWANDRQAFGTSWETAAHARTSAIGEAVERYCGNWIKPGTDIQYGSYAALRKKGLNLLHPKSLVLYSPRQYSTKGFPFTEFTEQSECAWVKGFSHTAQRDIWVPAFSVYVMWHEYPERREALFGYPNLAGIAAGDSYDYALTSGLEEIVERDASMVWWANAQPLNRLPYLHELRELIQDQAHDLSPTFVNIDNEFDVPVVAALLTSERTGALTIGFAARESGIAAAEKALAEACTLQGNSEYLLSQEATDKLSKLGLQNTRNLKPHREDRLYMDSYRPDFHDVVDLQCQGQINLDPRARERMAPWTADLPEGKWEAVPSLPRRSFDLYHERLAREGFEVISVDLTTNDVAASGFHVARVIVPGLVPNFPAAFPFFGNDRIRNAAVKLGWRDQPLDESDLNVFPLPHV from the coding sequence ATGGGAAATCAGGCTGCCATGGGTGATATCCGAGTGATTGCCGCCCCGGTAGATGTCATCCACATAACGGACGAGCGCTCCTTGGTCGTCACCCCCCAAGGGAATAAGTTCTACGCAAAAACGAAGGCCGAGGCGCTCCGTCGGTGGCTGGCAGGCTTCGACGGGACCAATACCCTGGACGAGCTGCTGAGCGAAGCCCCCGAAGGGTACGGGCGGATCGCAGCCAAGCTGCAGGAAGACGGCAGTGTCCAGCCGGTGCGTGCCAGCCGCGACCCTCGCGCCTACCGCGTCCCGGCTCCAGGGACGCCCTTCCTTTCGGGCCTCAGCGTGGCAGTGGTCGGCAGCGACGTTCTTCGACGCGAGGCCGCAGGCTACCTGGATGCGCTGCCCGGGGCATGGCAGGCCGTCCAGGTGCATGAACTGGCCGAATGGGCAGAGAAGGTCCGCGCCCGTTCCGGCGAGCCCGTGCTGCTGGCTCTGTACGAAACGCCGGCCCACACGGAGCTGTTGTCGATCAACGATGCGTGTGAAGAACAGCGCATCCCGTGGTTGTCCTTCAGGTTCGAGCTCGGTCACGGGCTGCTGGGGCCGGGTATCTGGCCGGGACAAGGTCCTGATGTGCGGGATCTGATCGACCGGCGGCGGGCGGCGGCCGTGTACGAGGATGCGTTCGAGGCCATCGCGGCTCACCGGGAGTCAGCTCTTCCGCAGCTCACGCGGAGTGAGCTGCACTGGATGCTCTCCATGGTCGTTGCACGACTGGAACGCTGGACGGCTGGCTCCATGCGACAAGACCTGTATGAGAGTGAGCTGGAGATGAACCCTCTCTATCTCACCACCGAGCATCACCCGGTCATTCGGATGCCGCACCGCAAATACACGCATACCGAATACCTGCCACCGCGAAAGCCTCTCGTGGACCGGCACACCGGAATCATTACCCGCGTGAAATTCCGAGACAGCCGGCACCACTTTCCCGGCAAGCTTCATTCCTGCGCGGTTGATGTTGCAGACATGAGGAGAGTTCTCCGCTGGGCCAATGATCGGCAGGCGTTCGGCACCTCTTGGGAAACCGCAGCCCACGCCCGCACATCCGCCATCGGCGAGGCGGTTGAACGATACTGCGGAAACTGGATAAAACCCGGAACTGACATCCAATATGGATCTTATGCAGCACTCAGGAAGAAAGGGCTTAACCTGCTCCACCCTAAGTCTCTGGTACTGTACTCGCCGCGCCAGTACTCGACCAAAGGGTTTCCTTTCACGGAATTCACGGAGCAGTCCGAGTGCGCGTGGGTCAAAGGATTCTCACATACAGCGCAGCGCGACATCTGGGTGCCAGCCTTCAGTGTCTACGTGATGTGGCACGAGTACCCGGAGAGGCGAGAAGCGCTGTTCGGCTACCCGAATCTGGCAGGTATCGCCGCGGGAGACTCATACGACTACGCACTCACGTCCGGTCTCGAGGAAATCGTCGAGCGCGATGCCTCGATGGTGTGGTGGGCGAACGCCCAACCATTGAACCGGCTGCCCTACCTCCACGAGCTCCGCGAACTGATTCAGGATCAGGCGCACGACCTGTCCCCGACCTTCGTCAACATCGACAACGAGTTCGACGTCCCAGTGGTCGCTGCGCTGCTGACGAGCGAGAGGACTGGCGCCCTCACGATCGGCTTCGCCGCCCGGGAGTCCGGGATCGCCGCGGCGGAGAAGGCGCTGGCTGAGGCGTGCACGCTGCAGGGCAACAGCGAGTACCTCCTCTCGCAGGAAGCAACGGACAAGCTCTCAAAGCTCGGCCTGCAAAATACCCGCAACCTGAAACCGCACCGTGAAGACCGGCTCTACATGGACTCGTACCGCCCGGACTTCCACGATGTCGTCGACCTGCAGTGCCAGGGACAGATCAACCTCGATCCGCGGGCACGGGAGCGCATGGCTCCGTGGACGGCCGACCTGCCCGAGGGCAAGTGGGAGGCGGTGCCTTCCCTTCCCCGGCGCTCCTTCGACCTTTACCACGAGCGTCTGGCCCGTGAGGGCTTTGAAGTCATCAGCGTTGACCTGACGACGAACGACGTGGCGGCCTCCGGGTTTCATGTCGCCAGGGTCATCGTGCCCGGGCTGGTCCCCAACTTCCCTGCCGCTTTCCCCTTCTTCGGTAACGACCGCATTCGCAACGCGGCCGTGAAGCTGGGCTGGCGGGACCAGCCTCTGGACGAATCGGACCTCAACGTCTTCCCCCTGCCGCACGTGTAA
- a CDS encoding M16 family metallopeptidase → MLDPRDYTYLVSEMTVTESDGLTLVTLPRPVGDMAYFRWRWVCPPIADVQIAKSVELALDEAVRGRMVGGDPNVPTGKVKFQVLIDAVVATGRCAPAGLATLLSALASCVARTMIPSPPVTPLLVAPAERARRHVQVQAAGLLSCPPTLAESPPAWHGQALSPSRSTLCIVGDFGSQALQTTLSVLQGSPPQPPTAEDLVPQEPPQPTFTVIEAADSRVADVVMGQRVPPRGTPLGAAADLALTALAGAHRSDLNVTLREDHRLTYGVQSSVTTLAGTSMYTLRYSVPTAQAQQALTLTRTAIESLRKHGVSPQRLSDLQTLRTGALVVSLDTSEGLCACLASLHLPGNQGDLIEYLRSYQSVTTDDLAAAFDASFDPERMHVAVATYRRTALDWRTHG, encoded by the coding sequence ATGCTTGATCCGCGGGACTACACCTACCTCGTCAGCGAGATGACCGTCACCGAGAGCGACGGCCTCACGCTGGTGACGCTTCCCCGGCCTGTCGGCGACATGGCCTACTTCAGATGGCGGTGGGTCTGCCCGCCCATTGCCGACGTGCAGATCGCCAAGTCTGTGGAGTTGGCCCTGGACGAGGCAGTGCGTGGACGGATGGTGGGGGGCGACCCCAACGTGCCTACGGGGAAGGTCAAATTCCAGGTTCTGATTGACGCCGTCGTAGCCACCGGGCGGTGTGCCCCGGCCGGACTCGCCACGCTGCTGTCCGCGTTGGCTTCCTGCGTTGCCAGGACAATGATTCCCTCGCCCCCTGTCACGCCTCTCCTCGTAGCGCCGGCGGAACGGGCACGCCGACATGTCCAGGTACAAGCGGCGGGGCTGTTGTCGTGCCCTCCGACGCTCGCTGAAAGCCCTCCTGCCTGGCACGGGCAGGCTCTCAGTCCCAGCCGCTCGACCCTATGTATCGTCGGAGATTTCGGCTCGCAGGCGCTCCAAACCACCCTCTCGGTGCTGCAGGGGAGCCCACCTCAGCCGCCCACGGCCGAAGACCTTGTACCGCAGGAACCGCCCCAGCCGACCTTCACGGTGATTGAGGCAGCAGACAGCCGCGTTGCCGATGTGGTCATGGGGCAACGGGTCCCTCCCCGGGGCACTCCCCTGGGCGCAGCGGCCGACCTCGCGCTCACTGCACTCGCCGGTGCACATCGCTCAGACCTGAACGTGACACTGCGAGAGGACCACCGGCTCACCTATGGCGTCCAGTCCTCCGTGACCACCCTTGCCGGCACGTCCATGTACACCCTGCGGTACTCGGTGCCGACAGCACAGGCGCAACAGGCGCTGACGCTGACCCGAACGGCGATCGAGTCGCTCCGGAAGCACGGAGTGAGTCCGCAGAGACTGTCCGACCTCCAGACGCTTCGGACCGGAGCGCTCGTGGTGTCGCTCGATACCAGCGAGGGACTGTGTGCGTGCCTCGCGTCCCTTCATCTCCCAGGAAATCAAGGGGACTTGATCGAGTACCTCCGCAGCTACCAGAGTGTCACCACAGACGATCTTGCGGCCGCATTCGATGCCTCCTTCGATCCGGAGCGCATGCACGTGGCCGTAGCGACGTACCGACGCACCGCTCTCGACTGGAGAACGCATGGCTAA
- a CDS encoding M16 family metallopeptidase codes for MSHVAGRTDVRFRAVADSVVDTRLPNGIRVGIVQDPLRSCASLCITHGGGHRAEPWDKPGIAHLVEHLALDVSDSSPTGHLHRVQALGGVVNAYTGRDYTQFFSSFPIHALPAICDAEAARLADPTTTPANTERQLRIIRQEVLSRLRGNGGFPDIYMPAELYANPANAHSGFLDNQDLQEVANEELTSYLRATTAPKNTTVTLVTPQRIEQALACLEAFGAIVERSPLRLPRLQEPGQGTARTTGVTRDGVTAVEAAFGFRLVSPGKAPARFLSHVVLADMLISLLVQDASLGLRRNDIRTSLTGLNAFSERTPVTSWLSVRLRHPDHRQRCSAVLEGILAAVANDPDQALWSQAKRDTLSLHRRVIDSGLRQARLLGWLLTLHDWPDGFTALSQLISEVSLKDIAIAAEELAEQPFTQLVLTGQDANA; via the coding sequence ATGAGTCACGTGGCTGGGCGGACCGACGTTCGATTCAGAGCGGTCGCCGACAGCGTCGTAGATACCCGGCTACCCAACGGGATCAGGGTCGGCATCGTGCAAGATCCCTTGCGGAGCTGCGCTTCCCTGTGCATCACTCATGGTGGGGGGCACCGCGCTGAGCCATGGGACAAGCCCGGCATCGCACACCTCGTCGAGCACCTGGCGCTCGACGTCTCGGACTCATCGCCAACCGGGCATCTGCATCGCGTGCAGGCACTGGGCGGCGTCGTCAACGCCTACACCGGACGCGACTACACGCAGTTCTTCTCGTCGTTCCCCATTCACGCCTTACCGGCCATATGCGATGCGGAGGCCGCCCGGCTTGCTGATCCGACGACCACTCCCGCCAATACAGAGCGGCAGCTGCGGATCATCCGTCAGGAGGTCCTGTCTCGCTTGCGTGGCAACGGTGGCTTCCCGGACATCTACATGCCGGCCGAGCTGTACGCGAACCCGGCGAATGCGCACTCCGGCTTCCTGGACAACCAGGACCTCCAGGAAGTGGCCAACGAGGAACTGACCTCGTACCTGAGGGCAACAACCGCACCGAAGAACACGACGGTCACTCTCGTCACCCCTCAGCGAATTGAGCAGGCGCTCGCCTGTCTCGAAGCCTTCGGGGCCATAGTCGAGCGCTCTCCACTCCGTCTGCCGCGCCTGCAAGAGCCCGGCCAGGGAACCGCACGCACCACCGGGGTGACAAGGGACGGTGTAACCGCCGTGGAAGCCGCGTTCGGATTCCGGCTCGTCAGCCCCGGCAAAGCTCCTGCGCGCTTCCTCTCACACGTCGTCCTGGCGGATATGTTGATCTCGCTCCTAGTCCAGGACGCAAGTCTCGGGCTGCGCCGCAATGACATCCGCACCAGTCTGACCGGACTCAACGCCTTCTCGGAGCGAACCCCGGTGACGTCCTGGTTGAGCGTCCGCCTCCGACATCCAGATCATCGGCAGCGCTGCTCAGCAGTACTCGAAGGCATCCTGGCCGCAGTAGCCAACGACCCGGACCAGGCACTCTGGAGCCAAGCAAAACGAGACACGCTGTCTCTGCATCGCAGGGTCATCGATTCAGGGCTACGCCAGGCCCGCCTGCTGGGATGGCTGCTGACCCTGCACGACTGGCCGGATGGGTTCACTGCGCTGTCTCAGCTGATCAGCGAAGTCAGCCTCAAGGACATCGCCATTGCGGCAGAGGAACTCGCCGAGCAGCCCTTCACCCAACTCGTGCTGACGGGCCAGGATGCCAATGCTTGA
- a CDS encoding ASCH domain-containing protein translates to MSNTTGRVRELNLYRQYFDLVAAGTKTIEVRVKYPRLAGLAAGDVIRFRIKGTDETCAVEVKRVTEYTDFEALLDGEGASNVNPTATREEQLTNIRAIYPPEKEALGTLAIEIRLLEALRV, encoded by the coding sequence ATGAGCAACACCACCGGCCGCGTCCGCGAACTCAACCTCTACCGCCAGTACTTCGACCTCGTCGCCGCCGGCACCAAGACGATCGAGGTACGGGTCAAGTACCCACGCCTCGCTGGCCTCGCCGCCGGCGACGTCATCCGGTTCCGTATCAAGGGCACGGACGAGACCTGCGCGGTCGAGGTCAAGCGCGTGACCGAGTACACCGACTTCGAGGCGCTACTCGACGGCGAGGGAGCCTCCAACGTCAACCCCACAGCCACCCGTGAGGAGCAGCTCACCAACATCCGGGCCATCTACCCTCCGGAGAAGGAAGCCCTCGGCACGCTGGCCATTGAAATCCGGCTTCTTGAAGCGCTCCGAGTCTGA